A genomic region of Mesorhizobium sp. NZP2077 contains the following coding sequences:
- a CDS encoding SPW repeat protein, translating into MKMRSEVPSKGLEWTNLILGAGLAFAAITFAGLPAAAWNAGVVGALIVCGSAVALYRYGDWAEWSNLILGCWAVAAPFALGFGSAQGPMWTHVLIGLCVAVFATLQLMASRRAQAHSSTN; encoded by the coding sequence ATGAAGATGAGAAGTGAAGTACCGAGCAAGGGGTTGGAATGGACCAACCTGATACTCGGCGCAGGCTTAGCCTTCGCCGCTATCACATTCGCCGGGCTGCCTGCCGCGGCTTGGAACGCCGGGGTCGTCGGCGCGCTGATCGTGTGCGGTTCCGCCGTGGCCCTCTATCGCTACGGGGACTGGGCGGAATGGTCCAACCTCATTTTAGGATGCTGGGCGGTGGCGGCTCCGTTTGCGCTCGGCTTCGGATCGGCGCAGGGCCCGATGTGGACGCATGTCCTGATCGGACTTTGCGTAGCGGTATTCGCTACCCTGCAGCTGATGGCAAGTCGCCGGGCACAGGCTCATTCGAGCACCAACTAA
- a CDS encoding response regulator transcription factor, whose translation MGVATSATADSPIAILVDDDAEVRDSLQELLRSVGIESISFSSAQDVLSAKLPSRPGCIVLDVRMPGLSGIDLQQLLAAKDVRTPIIFLTGHGDIAMSVEAMKAGALDFLTKPVRDQTFLDAVSTAIATDIARRAASAVAQKNSALYETLTPREREVLSFVVSGAMNKEIAFGLGISEITVKLHRSNMMKKMNARSVSHLFNVCQSLPADIQCRLRIASAAGKPVAESGARGHFAN comes from the coding sequence ATGGGCGTGGCAACTTCAGCAACTGCAGACAGCCCCATTGCAATTCTGGTCGACGATGATGCGGAGGTCCGCGACTCCTTGCAGGAGTTGCTCAGATCAGTTGGGATCGAGTCTATATCGTTTTCCTCAGCCCAGGACGTGCTAAGCGCGAAGCTTCCAAGCCGTCCGGGCTGTATCGTTCTCGATGTGCGAATGCCAGGTCTGAGCGGGATCGATCTCCAGCAGCTCCTTGCAGCCAAAGACGTAAGGACGCCAATCATCTTCCTGACGGGTCATGGCGACATTGCCATGAGCGTCGAAGCCATGAAGGCGGGCGCGCTGGATTTCCTCACCAAACCGGTGCGCGACCAAACGTTCCTGGACGCCGTGTCGACGGCCATTGCGACCGACATCGCTCGAAGAGCGGCCTCAGCCGTGGCCCAAAAGAACTCGGCCCTTTACGAGACGCTTACGCCACGCGAGCGGGAGGTTCTTAGTTTTGTGGTCTCCGGCGCGATGAATAAGGAGATCGCTTTCGGTCTTGGTATCAGCGAAATCACCGTGAAGCTCCATCGGAGCAACATGATGAAAAAGATGAACGCGCGATCCGTCTCTCATCTGTTCAACGTCTGCCAGTCACTTCCAGCCGATATCCAGTGCCGGTTGAGGATAGCTTCCGCCGCAGGGAAGCCAGTCGCGGAATCGGGGGCAAGAGGGCACTTTGCGAACTGA
- a CDS encoding PAS domain-containing protein has translation MTRDPSGLLVVVAIVCICLGWRAGLVAVAATSLMSAVMLLSPLYGTERSSARFAAFVFGAFAVWLVVKIFRTISFYDRAYQGPGAGIAHTPGLGWSAYPDGRLRFLNPAALKYIGVTAEEMREVMDADDFSWWRRFVHPDDAETSMAQWRHSLNTGEPMIAEKRLRRFDGTYRWFRDTGVASHDERGRIVGWYGHTEDIDDGRKAEAALRKSERELRLLVDTVPTMIWLMTPAGLPYYFNKRFVDWSGIDPVQEEPRGTRQFASHVELFHPDDRASVKAVFQKSFARGEPLQHKGRLCRKDGEYRWIDSRFEPLRDEDGTILRWYGVNFDIDDEVRAQESLRLADERLARALRAASLSELSVSIAHELNQPLQAVVANAGAFQRWLSADPPNFNHASRVAQKIIRNADAAAQVIGRIRALFSKAESEPHAIDLNAVIGEVCDLLSDRLASANVELDLHLDPGLPATIADHVQMEQVVLNLVRNGIEAMQDVGIDVRSLRIVSRHQNDATVEVEVRDRGHGLSNPERIFDAFYTTKPDGMGMGLAICRSIVEAHRGRIWAENVETGGASIAFSLPVRTADSSKILPRQ, from the coding sequence TTGACCCGCGACCCATCTGGCCTGCTGGTCGTGGTTGCAATCGTGTGCATCTGCCTGGGCTGGAGGGCCGGATTGGTGGCCGTCGCAGCCACAAGCTTGATGTCGGCGGTTATGTTGCTGTCGCCGCTTTACGGGACGGAAAGGAGTTCCGCCCGGTTCGCCGCGTTTGTATTCGGGGCTTTTGCAGTATGGCTGGTGGTGAAGATCTTCAGGACCATTAGCTTTTACGACCGGGCTTACCAGGGCCCCGGGGCGGGTATCGCTCACACCCCCGGCCTCGGCTGGTCGGCCTATCCGGACGGACGCCTTCGGTTCCTCAATCCGGCTGCCCTCAAGTACATTGGGGTCACAGCCGAAGAAATGCGCGAGGTCATGGATGCCGACGACTTTTCCTGGTGGCGGAGATTTGTCCATCCCGACGATGCAGAGACGAGCATGGCGCAGTGGCGCCACAGCCTGAATACGGGCGAGCCGATGATCGCGGAAAAGCGTTTGCGGCGCTTCGATGGCACCTATCGGTGGTTTCGCGATACGGGTGTTGCCTCGCACGATGAGCGGGGGCGGATCGTCGGCTGGTACGGCCATACCGAGGACATAGACGACGGGCGCAAAGCGGAAGCCGCGCTGCGTAAGAGCGAGAGGGAACTCAGGCTGTTGGTCGATACGGTTCCCACCATGATATGGCTGATGACGCCGGCTGGATTGCCGTACTATTTCAACAAACGGTTCGTCGACTGGTCGGGCATCGACCCCGTCCAGGAAGAACCGCGAGGCACACGGCAATTCGCCTCTCATGTGGAGTTGTTCCATCCAGACGACAGGGCGAGCGTCAAGGCCGTCTTCCAGAAGTCGTTTGCCCGCGGAGAGCCGCTTCAGCACAAAGGTCGGCTGTGCCGGAAGGACGGCGAATATCGCTGGATCGATTCGCGCTTCGAACCGCTTCGCGACGAAGACGGTACGATCCTGCGCTGGTATGGCGTCAACTTCGACATCGACGACGAGGTCCGCGCTCAGGAATCCCTGCGTCTGGCAGACGAGCGGCTCGCGCGCGCCCTGCGCGCCGCCAGCCTGTCCGAGCTGTCGGTGTCCATTGCGCACGAACTCAACCAGCCGCTCCAGGCGGTCGTGGCCAACGCCGGCGCATTCCAGAGGTGGCTGAGTGCCGACCCGCCTAACTTCAATCACGCCAGCCGCGTCGCCCAGAAGATCATCAGAAACGCCGACGCGGCAGCGCAGGTGATCGGCCGCATCCGGGCGCTGTTCAGCAAGGCCGAAAGCGAGCCGCACGCGATCGATCTGAACGCAGTGATCGGCGAAGTGTGTGATCTTCTGAGTGATAGGCTGGCATCGGCCAACGTCGAACTTGACCTCCACCTCGATCCTGGTCTTCCAGCGACAATAGCCGATCACGTGCAGATGGAGCAGGTCGTCCTGAACCTCGTGCGCAACGGTATCGAAGCAATGCAAGACGTCGGCATCGACGTGCGAAGCTTGCGGATCGTGTCGCGGCATCAGAATGACGCAACAGTCGAAGTCGAGGTGCGAGATCGCGGTCATGGGCTTAGCAATCCGGAACGAATCTTCGACGCGTTTTACACGACCAAGCCAGATGGAATGGGAATGGGCCTGGCGATCTGCCGCTCGATTGTCGAGGCTCACCGCGGACGAATTTGGGCGGAAAATGTCGAGACAGGAGGGGCATCCATAGCCTTCAGCCTCCCTGTCCGCACCGCCGACTCGAGCAAGATACTGCCGCGACAGTAA
- a CDS encoding ABC transporter permease, with protein sequence MLTYLAKSIVGAIVVLLMMSFIVFGLQSVIPADPARAIAGPNAPPETVEAVRKELGLDDPAVIQYGRFLSRLAHADLGTSVRTRRPVSDDIRQYLPATLELGLASIALGVALALLMAVLQFLIPGSGGIRLVMVGAGSTPIFLSALLLSYFFWFRFDWLPGAGRLGYRDFAGPTGLNVIDGILLGRPEVSFDALRHLLLPALALALPIGIAVGRSLNGALHEVMSEPYVRTARGKGLSETKVLLRHGLRNAATAPLSMLGLQVRLLFGNLLIVERVFGWPGLGLYTVQALASADLPAVLGVAIIFGILYILVNTLIEIGQSMADPRINL encoded by the coding sequence ATGCTGACATATCTCGCCAAAAGCATCGTCGGTGCCATCGTCGTTCTCCTCATGATGAGCTTCATCGTGTTCGGGCTGCAAAGCGTGATCCCGGCCGACCCAGCGCGAGCCATTGCCGGACCGAACGCTCCGCCGGAAACGGTCGAGGCAGTGCGCAAGGAACTCGGCCTGGATGACCCGGCTGTCATTCAGTATGGGCGCTTTCTATCGCGCCTCGCCCATGCGGATCTTGGGACGTCGGTAAGGACACGTCGGCCGGTATCTGACGACATACGGCAATATCTTCCCGCCACACTGGAACTGGGACTGGCGTCGATCGCTTTGGGTGTGGCGCTTGCGCTCCTCATGGCAGTGCTTCAGTTTCTGATACCGGGTTCGGGCGGCATAAGGCTCGTTATGGTGGGCGCGGGCTCCACGCCGATCTTCCTGTCGGCCTTGCTTCTCAGCTACTTTTTCTGGTTCCGATTCGATTGGCTTCCCGGCGCGGGTAGGCTTGGGTACCGCGACTTCGCGGGTCCTACGGGATTGAATGTCATTGATGGAATACTGCTCGGCCGCCCCGAGGTCAGCTTCGACGCGCTACGACACCTGCTCTTGCCAGCGCTTGCTTTGGCGCTGCCTATCGGCATCGCGGTTGGTCGAAGCCTGAACGGCGCACTGCACGAAGTTATGAGTGAGCCTTATGTTCGGACGGCACGTGGCAAGGGTCTCAGCGAGACAAAGGTGCTCTTGCGCCACGGTTTGCGCAATGCCGCCACGGCCCCACTATCCATGCTCGGCCTGCAAGTCCGCCTTCTCTTCGGCAATTTGCTTATCGTCGAGCGCGTTTTCGGATGGCCGGGCCTTGGTCTTTACACGGTCCAGGCTCTTGCCAGCGCCGATCTTCCGGCGGTGCTGGGCGTCGCCATCATCTTCGGAATACTGTACATTCTGGTCAACACGCTCATCGAGATCGGGCAATCGATGGCCGACCCGCGGATCAACCTCTGA
- a CDS encoding ABC transporter permease — MTGRSSWDAPPARPRFNWRDFFRRAGWLESAGIIGVPVVTLVAALAPWITPFDPQLRVAAAYLPPSAGHWFGTDEIGRDLFSRVILGVQYTWLSGLAIIAFTLTVGSLVGLISGLMGDKVDLVIGRIVDLFIVLPSTLIALAFVAAVGPGLVNTVIALAIFWWPWYARISRDEIRRLKARPHVEAARMAGVRGPRLLLRYLLPGVLPALLIGASLDVANVIMTLSLMSFLGLGLPAPAPELGAMTSRTLDSLTVHWWLPILPAAIIFLLCLLANLAGDGIRAALRGV; from the coding sequence ATGACCGGCAGGTCAAGCTGGGACGCGCCGCCGGCGCGGCCTCGTTTCAACTGGCGCGATTTCTTCCGACGTGCCGGCTGGCTTGAAAGCGCTGGCATTATCGGTGTGCCTGTCGTCACCCTCGTGGCCGCGCTGGCGCCGTGGATCACGCCGTTCGACCCACAACTGCGTGTCGCCGCGGCCTACCTGCCGCCCTCGGCCGGACATTGGTTCGGCACCGACGAGATCGGCCGCGACCTGTTCTCGCGGGTCATCCTCGGCGTTCAGTACACCTGGCTGTCGGGGCTCGCCATCATCGCTTTCACTCTCACTGTGGGCTCCCTGGTCGGACTGATTTCGGGCCTGATGGGCGACAAGGTCGATCTGGTCATAGGGCGGATCGTCGACTTGTTCATCGTCCTTCCATCAACGCTGATCGCGCTCGCTTTCGTGGCTGCAGTTGGCCCCGGGCTTGTCAACACGGTGATCGCGCTCGCCATTTTCTGGTGGCCCTGGTACGCGCGCATATCCCGCGATGAAATTCGTCGTCTCAAGGCCCGTCCTCACGTTGAGGCAGCGCGCATGGCCGGGGTACGCGGTCCGCGTCTGCTGCTGCGTTACTTGTTGCCGGGAGTGTTGCCGGCCTTGCTCATCGGAGCGTCACTGGACGTCGCCAACGTCATCATGACGCTGTCGCTGATGTCGTTCCTTGGCCTTGGACTGCCTGCACCAGCGCCTGAACTCGGAGCAATGACGTCGCGCACGCTCGACAGTCTGACTGTCCATTGGTGGCTGCCAATCCTCCCGGCTGCGATCATCTTTCTTCTGTGCCTTCTCGCCAACCTTGCAGGTGACGGAATTCGCGCCGCGCTAAGGGGGGTGTAG
- a CDS encoding ABC transporter ATP-binding protein yields the protein MSSSVTEPVLAVKDLSVVLSREGRPSRVIDGITFDMFPGEVVALVGESGSGKTSIGLTLQGLLPREFQPRVEGSIRLSGIELVGAGSRTWRSARRRLVRAIPQDPMGALNPTMTIRHQMRESNGGSIEDWLSRTGLPDPGRIADALPHRLSGGQRQRVLIAMAMMARPKLLIADEPTTALDVTVQAQILDLLRDLTRDQQTAILFVTHDLTVAASLADRVLILYAGRIVEMGRMQDVARNAAHPYSIGLLAARYDLDSDRRRPLLTLPSEHMPSTNVASACAYAPRCPIAQPDCTAVRPPLAAASVHGGAVACLHQEQAPFVSAQRVDAKPWPAPAIQETAALRLHNVSKTYPTGNRSFWGRQSQPVLRSVSLTIKLGECVALVGESGAGKSTLLRIAAGLMVPESGTVTRFDKLPPQVVFQDPVAALTPWLTIGEQIGERLRGVSLDSDYGRRRVGEAIKLVGLDPVLMDALPAEMSVGQCQRAVLARAVIVPPRLLLCDEPISAMDVSLAATTLNLLSDLRRRLDMAMLFVTHDLAAARIIADRIAVLKGGELVEVADPDAIVAAPQSAYTRSLIAAMPSPQAGGGR from the coding sequence ATGTCCAGTTCCGTGACCGAGCCTGTCCTCGCCGTCAAAGACCTTTCAGTCGTTCTCAGCCGTGAAGGCCGGCCTTCCCGTGTCATCGATGGCATCACTTTCGACATGTTTCCTGGCGAGGTCGTCGCACTGGTCGGGGAAAGTGGTTCCGGAAAGACGAGCATCGGGCTGACCCTTCAGGGGCTGCTGCCGAGGGAATTCCAGCCGCGGGTTGAGGGCTCGATCCGACTTTCCGGAATCGAACTCGTCGGCGCGGGAAGCCGCACGTGGCGGTCGGCCCGCCGCCGCCTCGTCCGCGCCATCCCGCAAGATCCGATGGGCGCGCTTAACCCCACGATGACGATCCGTCACCAGATGCGGGAATCCAACGGGGGATCAATCGAGGACTGGCTCAGCCGAACCGGCCTGCCTGACCCGGGCCGCATCGCCGATGCGCTTCCACATCGCCTGTCGGGTGGGCAGCGTCAGCGAGTGCTTATTGCCATGGCGATGATGGCGAGACCGAAACTGCTCATCGCCGATGAACCCACCACTGCGCTCGACGTCACCGTGCAGGCGCAAATCCTCGACCTGTTGCGCGATCTCACCCGCGACCAGCAGACCGCAATTCTGTTCGTTACGCATGATCTAACCGTGGCGGCCTCACTGGCCGACCGCGTCCTGATTCTCTACGCCGGACGCATCGTTGAAATGGGTCGCATGCAGGACGTGGCCCGCAATGCCGCGCATCCCTATTCAATCGGCCTGCTCGCCGCCCGATACGATCTGGACTCCGATCGGCGGCGGCCGCTGCTCACACTTCCGTCCGAGCACATGCCGTCCACAAATGTGGCGAGCGCCTGCGCCTACGCGCCACGTTGCCCGATCGCCCAGCCTGATTGCACGGCAGTCCGGCCCCCGTTGGCGGCTGCTTCCGTCCACGGCGGCGCAGTTGCTTGCCTTCACCAGGAACAAGCCCCTTTTGTCTCAGCGCAGCGCGTCGACGCGAAGCCATGGCCGGCTCCGGCGATACAGGAAACCGCCGCCTTGAGACTACACAACGTCAGTAAGACATATCCGACAGGCAACCGCTCGTTTTGGGGGCGTCAATCGCAGCCCGTTCTCAGGTCTGTCAGCCTCACAATCAAGCTTGGCGAGTGCGTGGCCCTGGTGGGCGAGAGTGGTGCCGGCAAGTCTACCCTTCTAAGGATTGCCGCCGGACTCATGGTGCCCGAGAGCGGCACCGTTACCCGCTTCGACAAGCTTCCTCCGCAAGTCGTGTTTCAAGACCCCGTCGCGGCGTTGACGCCGTGGCTGACGATCGGCGAGCAGATCGGCGAGCGCCTGCGGGGCGTTTCGCTGGACAGTGACTACGGCCGCCGTCGCGTGGGAGAGGCAATCAAGCTAGTCGGCCTCGATCCGGTCCTGATGGACGCGCTGCCGGCCGAGATGTCGGTCGGGCAATGCCAGCGCGCCGTTTTGGCTCGCGCGGTAATCGTCCCCCCGAGGCTTCTGCTCTGCGATGAGCCAATCAGCGCCATGGACGTGTCGCTGGCGGCCACCACCTTGAACCTCCTGAGTGATCTTCGCCGGCGGCTCGACATGGCGATGCTGTTCGTGACCCACGATCTGGCGGCCGCCAGGATCATCGCCGACCGTATCGCGGTGCTGAAGGGCGGCGAGTTGGTCGAGGTTGCCGATCCAGATGCCATCGTTGCCGCACCACAGTCCGCCTACACACGGTCTCTCATTGCAGCAATGCCTAGCCCACAAGCAGGAGGCGGACGATGA
- a CDS encoding ABC transporter substrate-binding protein: MQGRAHPTERSGKRSFCLRILPLLIGLLISVAPAYADGALRIPYVADIGSFDPDNGFETGAISAIDNVYQGLVQYEPGSTKIVGLLARSWDISDDGLTYTFHLVEGAKFHDGTPFNAAAVIKSFERRRDHRMILSYFLANVKDMKAPDDSTVVLTLGHSQPSFLDALSSPWGPKVISPSALADHDSGDSATTWLNEHAVGTGPFKLAEFKRGQRYVLERNDAYWGNRPFFQQIQISVVPDISQQILQLQAGTIDAVPINYPFAQLTSLPGTLEITTAPSMIPYDLFVKPNSPLDDAEIRKAVLTAMNPALWVKDAFGEFASLSRSVYPNVMLDPVNPIRFPTDFEAAKAAIAKHGAVHLVIGLHSAAPSYARIADLMIAQLALIGVKATAYVLPSGAAYALKGDPSPPDLLLTIAGPDAAHPENQAKVFFTKDAPLNFFGRVLREADAIVNQAGQLTDVKERNALYERAGQMYFDAGIVIPLVNVNDVVVHAKGLKDLGLRPVNPPGNIDFATVRWGP; encoded by the coding sequence ATGCAGGGACGCGCTCACCCAACAGAACGATCCGGCAAGCGCAGCTTCTGTCTGCGGATCCTGCCGCTCTTGATTGGTTTGCTGATTTCCGTAGCGCCGGCCTACGCCGATGGAGCGCTCCGCATACCCTACGTGGCCGATATAGGCTCGTTTGACCCGGACAACGGCTTTGAGACCGGAGCGATAAGCGCAATCGACAACGTCTACCAGGGTCTAGTCCAATACGAGCCCGGTTCGACCAAGATCGTTGGCTTGCTCGCCAGGAGTTGGGACATTTCGGACGATGGCCTGACCTACACCTTCCATTTGGTCGAAGGTGCCAAGTTCCACGATGGCACGCCCTTCAATGCGGCGGCGGTCATAAAGTCGTTCGAGCGGCGCCGCGATCATCGAATGATCCTGAGTTACTTCCTGGCCAACGTGAAGGACATGAAGGCGCCCGACGATTCGACGGTCGTTCTCACCCTGGGCCATTCCCAGCCTTCGTTCCTCGATGCCCTTTCCAGCCCATGGGGGCCCAAGGTCATCAGTCCGTCAGCGCTCGCCGACCATGATAGCGGCGATTCCGCGACGACTTGGCTCAATGAGCATGCGGTCGGCACAGGTCCATTCAAACTGGCTGAATTCAAACGCGGACAGCGCTATGTGCTCGAACGCAACGACGCCTATTGGGGGAACAGACCGTTCTTCCAGCAGATCCAGATTTCGGTCGTTCCCGATATCAGCCAGCAGATACTTCAATTGCAGGCGGGTACGATCGATGCCGTGCCGATCAATTATCCGTTCGCGCAACTAACCAGCCTGCCGGGGACTTTGGAGATCACCACCGCCCCGAGCATGATACCGTACGATCTGTTCGTTAAGCCGAACTCGCCGCTTGATGACGCGGAGATCCGCAAGGCCGTTCTGACAGCGATGAACCCGGCGCTTTGGGTCAAGGATGCCTTTGGCGAGTTCGCAAGCCTGTCGAGGTCGGTATATCCGAACGTGATGCTCGATCCGGTGAATCCGATCCGGTTCCCGACCGACTTTGAGGCGGCGAAAGCCGCAATCGCCAAACATGGCGCGGTCCATTTGGTCATTGGCCTCCATAGCGCGGCCCCGAGCTACGCCCGCATCGCCGACCTGATGATCGCGCAACTGGCATTGATCGGCGTAAAGGCAACGGCTTACGTGCTGCCCTCCGGTGCTGCTTATGCGTTGAAGGGCGACCCCAGCCCTCCCGACTTGCTGCTGACGATCGCAGGCCCGGACGCCGCTCATCCGGAGAACCAGGCCAAGGTCTTTTTTACAAAGGACGCGCCCCTCAACTTTTTTGGCCGGGTGCTGCGGGAAGCCGATGCCATCGTAAACCAGGCTGGGCAGTTGACGGATGTCAAAGAGCGCAACGCTCTCTACGAGAGAGCGGGGCAGATGTATTTCGATGCCGGCATCGTCATCCCGCTGGTCAATGTCAACGATGTGGTGGTCCACGCCAAGGGTCTGAAGGACCTTGGACTCCGCCCTGTGAACCCGCCCGGCAACATCGACTTCGCTACCGTTCGTTGGGGGCCCTGA